AGAAGGGAGTCCCGACCTATCTGTTGGAAGAGATCGATCTGGTCGTGTTTCCGCGGCATATCGACGGTGACCGCTACGTCGGCGAGGTGGTCGAGTTCGTCGACGAGCCACAGAGCGGCGACCGGGCCGGCACGATCCGGAAGGACGGCACCGTCCTCCACTACAATACGGTCTGCTGGCGAGAGTCCGACGGGAGCTACGCCGTCGGCTACGACCACCCGTCACTCGGCGACGAGGACCGCCAGGTCCGGACCGAGGTGTTCGAACGACTCGGGCGACTCAGAGACGAACCCGTCGAAACCGTCGAGGATCGGTTCCACCGCCGCCATCGGTACGTCAAGTATCTGGTTCGGGAAGGCTGTCGGGACTTCGACGACCTGTTCGGCGTCCTGGCCGATCTCCAGACCAACGAGGCAGCGACCGTCGAGCGACTGCGCCGACAGGCGGAGGCGGACGGCGCTGGAGTCGAGACAGGGGTGAGCGATGACGACTGATGGGACGCTCGGACTGCTCGACCGAGGATTGTATGCCCTGTTCGGGCATCACGCGGACGATACTCGCCACGTCCGTACGCGAGAGCTGTATCGAGAAGCGAACCCGGACGTCGACTTCGGTCTGTACGTGGCACGGCTGTACGCACTCTCCTGGATACTCTGTCTGGCGAGTGGGGCGGTGGCCGCATCGGCTGTCGCACTGCTCCCGCCGGCAACCGTCGACGCGGTCACGACGGCCGGGAGCAACAGCCTCCCGGTACTCGATCGTGTACAGCTGCCCGCAGTCCCGCGTGGAGTCGCTGCCGCCGGTGTCGGGCTCGTCGTCGGGACCCTCGCACGCTGGGTCGTCTTCAGGCTGGGCGGTCGATACCTCGCCTGGGTCGCCACGGCACGGCGGGCCGACATCGAGTCGACACTGCCGGGAGCGGTCCGGTACCTCCGCGTCCTCGCTGCGGGGGCACAGGATCAGCGAGCGATGTTGCGAGCGGTCGCCCAACAGGACGCGTACGGCGAGACCGCCGTCGCGTTCCGACGCGCGCTCAACCGGGCCGCGCTGACCGGGAGCCTCGACGAAGGGTTAGAGCGAGTGGCGAGCGAAACTCCGTCTCGGGACCTCCTCGCGCCGTTCCTGCTGAAGTTCCGGGAGCACGCGAACCAGAGCGCCGAAGCGCTGGAGGGATATCTGGAGATGGAAGGACGGCTCCTCTCACACCAACAGAGTCGGCGCCACGAGCGAGCGACGGGGTATCTCGAACTGCTCGCGGAACTGTTCGTCGTCTTGCTGATCCTCCCCGCACTCGTCGTCCTCATCGTGACGGTGATGAGCGTCCTCGCGCCGGGGCTGTCGAGAGCTGTTTCGACCCCGGTGGGGTCGGTCTCGACACAGACCGTCGTCGTCGCAGGCAGTGCCGTCTTCGTCCTCGCCGCCGGCGCACTCTCGGCCGCGGTCGTCGTCACGCTCCGGCCACACAACGCGGCAGCACCGTCGTACAGCCGTCCGGAGAACCTCGTCTCGATCCTGGCGACTGCGCCGTCGAACCCGGCAAGTGCGACGGCCGTCTGTCTCCCGATCGGCGGACCGATCGCAGCCGGGTTGTGGGCGCTGGGGTACGGGCCGTTGAACGTCGCCATACTCACGTACGCGGCCGTCGGCCTCCCGATCGGAGTGGTCTCGATCCGCCGTGCGAGACGAGACGACGCCAAAGACCGAGAGATACAGGACTTCGTCCACGCAGTCGCGGGGCACGTGGCACTCGGGCGGCCGTTCCCGGACGCAGTCAAACGTGTCGCACAGGACATCCAACTCGGTGCGCTCGCCGACGACGTCAGGGCGCTTGCCTTCACGCTGGACCTGGGCGACAGCCCCGCCGACGCCTCGGCGGACCGCCGTGCCGCGGCGCTCGATCAGTTCGTCGACCGGGTCGGGACGCCGCTGGCCGAGCAGACGGTCGGGCTCGTCGTCGGTGCCCTCGACGCCGGCAGCGACGCCGAGGAGATATTCGAGACGCTCCAGACGGAGATCGGGAAACTCTATCACCAGCGGAAGGCGCTCCGGTCGGCGCTGCTCGTCTACGTCGCCGTCGGCTGGACGACCGCGCTCCTCGTCGTCTGTATCACCGTGGCGGTAAACGTCTACGTCCTCGACCGGTTCGCACAGCTGTCGGCGGTCACCGGCGGACAGAGCATCGCGTTGAACCCGAGAGCGATCGATCCTGCCAGTGCTCGTCGCCGGTTCTATCTCGTCACGCAGGCCACGATGGTCTCCTGTGGCTGGTTCGCTGGAACCGCCAGTCGGGGTGTCTACGAGGCGTTGCTGCACTCCAGTCTGCTGGTCGTGTTGGGCTACGTCGTCTACGCTGGGGTGGGACTACTGTGAGGCGAGCACAGTCACACGTCGTCGGGGTCGTCCTCCTGTTGGGGTTGACCCACGTCGCGCTCGGCGGCCTCACCGCGACGGTCGGCAGCATCGTCGACGGACAGACGGCCACGGCCGACGCGACGCGGGTCGCGGATGCGTTTCAAAACGGGCTAGAACCCAGTGAACGGACCGGCCAGGGGACAACACAGCTCCGATTCACCGACGGACACGTCGGGAGCGCCGAGCGGGAACTACGCGTGCTAAACGCCAGCGGTGTCGTCCGTGTCGTCCCGATAGACGCGCTCGTCTACACCACGTCAGGCGCCCGAACAGCGTTCGTCGGCGGCGCCGTGGTTCGGGGTCGACCCGACGAGGCGTGGCTCGTTCGCGAGCCGTCGCTGACCGTCACACGGACGAAAGACACGTTAGTCGTCGGGGCACCACGGCTCAACGCCAGCGGCGGTGCGGTCGCCGGCGATACCGTGACCGCACGGCTCCGGACGAACGTCAGCCACACTCGGGAGCGGTTCCCCAGGGCCGATTATCGGATCGCGATCGAGACGGCGACACCCGAGGCGTTCGGGCGGTACTTCCGCCAGTTGGGACTGGCGACGCGGACCCGCGATATCGACGGTGACGGGACGCCGAGCGTCGTCGCTAGCGTCGGCGGACGGGAGACCGTCTATCTCGTCGTCCACGACATGCGAACGGAGGTAGCACATGGATAGTCGTGGACTCAGTACGGTCGTCGAGAAGCTACTGGGGCTCGGTATCGTCGTCCTCTACATCGGGCTCCTGACGACGACGTTGTACGGCGGCGTGGTGCCTGAGTATCAGTCCGCAGTGGGGAGTGAACTCGGAGAGCGGACGCTAGTGCAGTCGGCGGCACGGATCGAAGCGGCGGTGCCACCGCGAGCGCGGACCGTGACCGCCAGCGTCCAGGTCGATCTGCCGGCGACCATCGACGGAGCCGCCTACACGATCCGGACAGACGGTGATTCGCTCGTCCTCGACCACCCGGACCCGTCGATCGACGGGCGTGTCCAGCCGGTCCTTCCGAGCCGGGTCGACAGCCTCGACGGAGCCTGGGAGAGCGGAGAGCAGACGACCGTCAGGGTAACCGGCGGGCGGGGAAACGTGACGGTGACACTGGAGGGGGATTCATGAGGGAATCACTGGACAGGCCCGCGGCGGAACGAGCACAGACCTCACTCCCGTCGCTCGCAGTCGCTCTGGTGTTGTTGACCGTCGTAACCGGAC
Above is a window of Haloarcula halophila DNA encoding:
- a CDS encoding type II secretion system F family protein, which encodes MTTDGTLGLLDRGLYALFGHHADDTRHVRTRELYREANPDVDFGLYVARLYALSWILCLASGAVAASAVALLPPATVDAVTTAGSNSLPVLDRVQLPAVPRGVAAAGVGLVVGTLARWVVFRLGGRYLAWVATARRADIESTLPGAVRYLRVLAAGAQDQRAMLRAVAQQDAYGETAVAFRRALNRAALTGSLDEGLERVASETPSRDLLAPFLLKFREHANQSAEALEGYLEMEGRLLSHQQSRRHERATGYLELLAELFVVLLILPALVVLIVTVMSVLAPGLSRAVSTPVGSVSTQTVVVAGSAVFVLAAGALSAAVVVTLRPHNAAAPSYSRPENLVSILATAPSNPASATAVCLPIGGPIAAGLWALGYGPLNVAILTYAAVGLPIGVVSIRRARRDDAKDREIQDFVHAVAGHVALGRPFPDAVKRVAQDIQLGALADDVRALAFTLDLGDSPADASADRRAAALDQFVDRVGTPLAEQTVGLVVGALDAGSDAEEIFETLQTEIGKLYHQRKALRSALLVYVAVGWTTALLVVCITVAVNVYVLDRFAQLSAVTGGQSIALNPRAIDPASARRRFYLVTQATMVSCGWFAGTASRGVYEALLHSSLLVVLGYVVYAGVGLL
- a CDS encoding DUF7289 family protein, yielding MRRAQSHVVGVVLLLGLTHVALGGLTATVGSIVDGQTATADATRVADAFQNGLEPSERTGQGTTQLRFTDGHVGSAERELRVLNASGVVRVVPIDALVYTTSGARTAFVGGAVVRGRPDEAWLVREPSLTVTRTKDTLVVGAPRLNASGGAVAGDTVTARLRTNVSHTRERFPRADYRIAIETATPEAFGRYFRQLGLATRTRDIDGDGTPSVVASVGGRETVYLVVHDMRTEVAHG
- a CDS encoding DUF7266 family protein; this encodes MDSRGLSTVVEKLLGLGIVVLYIGLLTTTLYGGVVPEYQSAVGSELGERTLVQSAARIEAAVPPRARTVTASVQVDLPATIDGAAYTIRTDGDSLVLDHPDPSIDGRVQPVLPSRVDSLDGAWESGEQTTVRVTGGRGNVTVTLEGDS